In Setaria italica strain Yugu1 chromosome IX, Setaria_italica_v2.0, whole genome shotgun sequence, the genomic stretch TATTTGGAGGGCTTTGCAATATAATTTGAATGCCGGTTCCCTTTAGAATAGCATTCCTTCCATTCAGCCAACCAACCGTATCTCTTATCCCTAGCTCGGCTTCGTACAAGGATTTAGTCGGGCCTATTCATACACTATCTAAACAAGGAAGTTAGATTCTTGCCAATGAGGATTAAGAGGACGCATCATCTGATCGtcatatatatcatcatcaaaatGAAAACCCGGGACAATACATTACTAGATGTCCATAGTGCAGTACTTGCATTGCCATTCACATACTTAGATAACAGATGATGGGCTGATGGCATCATGACACGGCTTCAGGCCAAGTCCTTTTCTAGCATGCTTAGCCTTCTTAAGTGTTCTTACTGTAGATTCAGACTGGCGTCACGGTCGGAGAGCCATGTAATCGCAGACCTTGTTGAGCTTCTCTTGTGGAAGCTTCTTACAACCAGTGCTCGTGCTACCCTGTCAGCAGATTGGTGTCAGCATTAGGATAATAAGTGACAAGAGGTACTTCAATGTAGCAATAACAAGTAAAAAAGGAGGCTTGTCCAAACAACGGTATCTCCAAACTTTAACATCAAGGGCAACTAAACCGAATGTTAAGACCTGCTGTGACTTGAGTAATCTTATAGACGATATCTGTCACAGAAGGTCACCAAACAATCGGATTCGCAACGATGTCATGTCTGAGCCTCTCAACAGGTACAGAGGTACCCAGTTTATTATTTAGTGGATAGCTACATAAATAATTATGCGTTTAGCTACTTTGTTTGTATAATTTGGGTTGAATTTTAGCCAACTGCGCAACAACCACTTTACCCGGTTAAGGATTGCTGGGATCAAGTCATATTTTCAGAACTCAGCTACATGTCAACGGACACGCAAAAGTGAAGTAAGGCCCACAGAACTGCATAATTCGGAAAATGTAGCACAGTATCATTATTTCATACTGGTTACCAAAAGAATTGGCAATGGCAGAATATGAAGCATAGGCTGGCATATCAAGTAACAGAGTATCAAGAAGTAACTGCTAACTTAATGTATCACAAAAAGGGGATAATGTATTCGGATTACTTCCTAGTTTATTAGCAATAATAGCACAACTGATCTTTTGGTGTGTCAGCGTGAAGGTTCACAATAATGGTTAATGATCAGTGACCAACATAGTCTGATTAAATCTTAGTCCTATAGCCAAGCAGCACATGAAAATATTTGGCCTGTACCATGAGTTCAGCAAAAAGGTTAATGATATGTATTATACTTTAGAACTTATGCAGATATACTGGATTCTCTTTCACACTGTTCACATCAGGTGGGCAAATGCAATGAACAACAAACAAGATTCAATAGAGAATCTATACAGAAGTATAAACACACAAAAGGTCATCGTAGTGGTAGACTAGTAGTGAGCTCAAGTAGAAGAAACTTCAATTTGGTACATGTTTAGATAATAAAAATATTCGTACATAATGTGGATAAAGAGTGGGAAAGTGAGGCGAAGCCATTTCCAAATAGAACACCAAAACATGAAAGCTTTCAGCAATCAGCACACCAATAGCAAACGTAGAAAGGATAGGTTGCAAATAATGTCCAACCTCTTTATGCTTCTATTCACGTCTAACATGCcattcttcttgttcttgctggACATTCCCAGAAGGCACAGGGATGGGATTCTCATTCGCAATGTGCTGATGCAAACTCCTATCACTGGCAGGTGATCCAGGTTCCTGTTTTAGTCCTGCGATGTCAGGATATCCAGGAGGAACTGAAATTTCTTGAAAAAGCTCCCCTGGCACTTCCTGAGAAAGTTAACCAACAGAAATAGCTCAGCTACCAGACCATACTGTAACAACTACATTGATATATGAATGAAGAAAACACCACGTCGTCTTAGTTGCCATCAACACAGTAATCTGTTGAAGCTTCACTTACCTTCTTACAAATGTCATTATGGTCATTGCCATCCTGCTCGTGAGCAAGTTTGTTTCCAGATGCATCTATGCTAGCATGTTGGTCATCTGATTCTTCACTAGCATCATCATGACTGCTATCATCATCAGAATAGGAGTCCGAGCTAGTATTCTCATCGTCTGATTTGTCTTCACTAGCATCATCAGAAACAATATCATCTACAGAAGTTTCGTCTTCAGTATGGTACTCATCCGAACATTCTTCTAAATCACTGTGATTAGCCTTAGAACTCGCACAACTAGGCTTTTGAGGAGCCTCGGGGATAGTATTTGACAAGGAAGGGATCAAACCAGACAAATCTTTAAGAAAAGAACCGACAAACATAGATAAAAGAGAGTTAGCATTGGTACAGAAGTTATTAACCACTCGACACAATTCATCCTTGACCTGTAAAAGGGCAAAAAGGAAAGGTCAAGTGGGATACTAAATCGTTAAGCCCTCAATTGCTAGGAACACTCTTTTTAGGGGAATTGCTAGGAAGACTTTTTTTAGTCAAGAGAGACTAGCTGAATAGATTAGAAATGGAACAGGAAGTAATCCTAACAAGTAACAAACAAATACAATAGCTAAAATACTGAAATTATGTTAAATCAAATGCACAGAAGTATCACACTCAGTGTTTAATTACTCATCGCTACTAACAAATGCACACTCTTAAAAGGGACTAATTGATTACGTTAAAAATGGAAGAGAAGTAATCATAACACACAAAATAGTTAAAGGATGAAATTATGTTAAACCAAGACGCACAGAAGGAGCACAATCAGCT encodes the following:
- the LOC101777713 gene encoding uncharacterized protein LOC101777713 isoform X2; translation: MDTISQDDGVYGNLPVKAIANSHWINSGLKIPPVIGGGLTVEQFVSSHLAADCAPSVKDELCRVVNNFCTNANSLLSMFVGSFLKDLSGLIPSLSNTIPEAPQKPSCASSKANHSDLEECSDEYHTEDETSVDDIVSDDASEDKSDDENTSSDSYSDDDSSHDDASEESDDQHASIDASGNKLAHEQDGNDHNDICKKEVPGELFQEISVPPGYPDIAGLKQEPGSPASDRSLHQHIANENPIPVPSGNVQQEQEEWHVRRE